The Mucilaginibacter terrenus genome has a segment encoding these proteins:
- a CDS encoding TerD family protein, with protein sequence MAINLQKGQREAIDAPKFTIGLGWDTNSSSTGAAFDLDASVFVMGDNRKLVADEFFVFYNNTVSPDGAVEHTGDNLTGAGDGDDEQIKIDLSKIDSRVTELTVVVTIHEAENRRQNFGQVRNSFIRIFDSGTGADLLKYELEEDFSIETAVEFGRIYKRDGKWKFEAVGAGMKGGLQDYLNKYN encoded by the coding sequence ATGGCAATTAATCTTCAAAAAGGGCAGCGCGAAGCAATCGACGCACCTAAATTTACTATAGGCTTAGGTTGGGACACCAACTCATCATCAACAGGTGCGGCATTTGACCTTGACGCGTCTGTTTTTGTAATGGGCGACAATCGCAAACTGGTAGCTGATGAATTTTTTGTGTTTTACAACAATACAGTATCTCCTGATGGTGCTGTTGAACATACGGGCGATAACCTTACTGGTGCCGGTGACGGAGACGACGAGCAGATAAAGATCGACCTGTCTAAGATCGACTCGCGCGTAACTGAGCTTACCGTAGTGGTTACTATTCATGAAGCCGAGAACCGCCGCCAGAACTTTGGGCAGGTTCGTAATTCTTTCATCCGCATATTTGATAGCGGTACAGGTGCCGATCTGCTTAAATACGAGTTGGAAGAAGATTTTTCAATTGAGACCGCTGTGGAATTTGGTCGTATCTACAAACGTGATGGTAAATGGAAATTTGAAGCAGTAGGTGCGGGTATGAAGGGTGGTTTACAGGATTACTTAAACAAATACAACTAA
- a CDS encoding HlyD family secretion protein, with product MNQEQRHSDDIEDIIYTPPRFIYRWGITSIMIVILTCLCLSAFIHFPSFLMSRIKFHGVKSLVNVRIPDSSVVTQILVVNGQVVNNKQLLAVVEHRGRKDSVFSSINGRVFYAGIVHEGALIDSSQLIFDLHPNTSYYGELEVPDQRMDEVSPGQKVIFKSLDGSEDIGSGVITYVTHDRLNPQKKIAEVEVLKLRKEFSSTIEDGVLADALITLSDRPLLAQIIENFGLGKR from the coding sequence ATGAATCAAGAACAAAGACATAGTGATGATATAGAGGATATCATATATACTCCACCGAGGTTTATTTACCGATGGGGTATAACTTCTATTATGATTGTTATATTAACTTGTTTGTGTCTCTCAGCTTTTATACATTTCCCCTCATTTTTGATGTCTAGAATCAAATTTCATGGCGTTAAATCTTTGGTAAATGTCCGTATACCAGACTCAAGTGTAGTAACACAAATCTTGGTCGTGAATGGACAAGTGGTAAATAATAAGCAATTACTTGCAGTCGTGGAACATCGTGGACGAAAAGACTCAGTATTTTCATCTATAAACGGTCGCGTTTTCTACGCTGGGATTGTACATGAAGGGGCGTTAATAGATTCGTCACAACTTATTTTTGATCTTCATCCTAATACAAGTTATTACGGTGAACTTGAAGTTCCGGATCAACGAATGGATGAAGTAAGTCCTGGACAAAAAGTTATTTTCAAATCATTGGATGGTTCGGAAGATATAGGTAGTGGTGTAATAACGTATGTAACACATGACAGACTTAATCCTCAAAAGAAGATAGCTGAAGTAGAAGTATTAAAATTAAGGAAGGAATTTAGCTCTACCATCGAGGATGGTGTGCTTGCCGACGCATTAATAACCTTATCAGACCGCCCACTATTAGCACAGATTATTGAGAATTTTGGTTTAGGAAAAAGATAA
- a CDS encoding phosphoribosyltransferase family protein: MTTTYSLHHISNTAAFGFSADDYSRFKFGDGSVSRTFGTQLADGFIKEHLRNRHINQQIVVISSPYSFIPTATLAMKTWFVYRVNQWLADNNLPVVQEAKVHRTITYKEDYGELDAEQRMKLIGNDQFHIDKQFLTGKTLIFLDDIKITGSHERMIMKMVGEYGLDNEIYMLYFAELVNKTIHPNVENFLNYHFVKNIFSLEDIVQSAAFCINTRLVKYILNYDHDEFCIFIEGQPGSFIEVLYNMALGNGYHTIPAYQRNLNFIKQLLFLDNYKLIQYGN; this comes from the coding sequence ATGACAACCACCTATTCGTTACACCACATTAGCAATACTGCGGCGTTTGGCTTTAGTGCTGACGACTATAGCCGGTTTAAATTCGGCGACGGCAGTGTTTCCAGAACATTCGGCACTCAGCTTGCCGACGGCTTTATAAAAGAACACTTACGCAACAGACATATCAATCAACAAATTGTAGTTATTTCCAGTCCTTACTCTTTTATACCCACCGCTACCCTTGCTATGAAAACCTGGTTTGTGTATCGTGTAAACCAATGGCTGGCTGACAATAATTTACCCGTGGTGCAAGAGGCCAAGGTACACCGTACAATTACTTACAAAGAAGATTATGGCGAACTGGATGCCGAACAGCGGATGAAGCTTATTGGAAATGACCAGTTTCACATCGACAAGCAATTCCTAACCGGGAAAACGCTCATATTTTTAGACGACATCAAAATCACAGGTAGCCACGAGCGGATGATCATGAAGATGGTAGGAGAGTACGGTTTAGATAACGAGATCTACATGCTTTACTTTGCCGAACTGGTTAACAAAACTATCCATCCTAATGTAGAGAATTTTCTTAACTACCACTTTGTAAAAAACATTTTTAGCTTGGAGGATATTGTACAAAGCGCAGCGTTTTGTATTAATACTAGGCTGGTGAAATACATACTAAATTACGACCATGACGAGTTCTGCATATTTATTGAGGGGCAGCCGGGAAGTTTTATAGAGGTATTGTATAACATGGCTTTAGGAAACGGATATCATACCATTCCGGCTTATCAGCGAAACCTCAACTTTATTAAACAACTTCTATTTTTAGACAATTACAAACTTATACAATATGGCAATTAA
- a CDS encoding TerD family protein — protein MAINLQKGQRISLEKENGSKLQNICVGINWGAIEKKGLFGFGGSKEAVDLDASCALYDQDKKLVEVVYFGNLKSKDQSVRHSGDDLTGDMGGDDGLDNEVITVDLARLNPSINYVAFMLNSFRGQDFGAIPFASIRIYEGTPKRVNEVFAKYDIAHGAGFAGHVSMVMGVFYKKNGEWKFNAIGEPTKDRRLEETVRTVTQNYL, from the coding sequence ATGGCAATTAATCTTCAAAAAGGACAACGCATTAGCCTGGAAAAGGAAAATGGCAGTAAGCTCCAAAATATTTGCGTAGGCATTAACTGGGGCGCTATCGAAAAGAAAGGCCTTTTCGGATTTGGCGGAAGTAAAGAAGCGGTGGACCTTGACGCGAGCTGCGCGTTATACGATCAGGACAAAAAACTGGTGGAAGTTGTATATTTCGGTAATCTCAAGTCCAAGGATCAATCAGTACGCCATAGCGGTGATGACCTTACCGGCGATATGGGCGGTGACGACGGATTGGATAATGAAGTGATTACCGTTGATCTTGCAAGACTCAACCCATCAATAAACTATGTAGCCTTTATGTTAAACAGCTTTCGCGGGCAGGATTTTGGCGCTATCCCGTTTGCTTCTATACGCATCTACGAAGGGACACCTAAACGCGTGAACGAAGTATTTGCAAAGTACGACATTGCACATGGTGCAGGCTTTGCGGGACACGTAAGCATGGTTATGGGCGTATTCTATAAAAAGAACGGCGAGTGGAAGTTTAACGCGATTGGAGAGCCTACCAAGGACCGAAGACTCGAGGAGACCGTGCGTACGGTTACACAAAACTATCTTTAA
- a CDS encoding MerC domain-containing protein — MNSPKPSRKLDHIGMTASTLCAIHCAAVPVLFTSLPLMGMEFLANPVVEWTMILLALVVGVWAIGGSYSRSHHKILPVLLLIAGFVIIILGHLFTKSTLEAIIVPLGGITIAVAHFINYKYAGTCQASDSFLHVKHTH, encoded by the coding sequence ATGAATTCGCCAAAACCCTCCCGTAAGCTCGACCATATCGGGATGACTGCTTCTACACTCTGCGCTATACATTGTGCTGCTGTACCGGTACTATTTACCAGTTTACCGTTGATGGGTATGGAGTTCTTAGCTAATCCGGTTGTAGAATGGACTATGATCTTGCTTGCATTGGTAGTGGGTGTATGGGCAATTGGCGGTTCTTATTCCCGCTCACATCATAAAATTCTTCCTGTCTTATTGTTAATTGCCGGCTTCGTTATCATTATTTTAGGGCATCTTTTTACAAAGAGTACGCTGGAGGCTATTATTGTACCCCTGGGAGGAATTACAATTGCAGTTGCCCACTTTATCAATTATAAGTATGCGGGTACCTGCCAAGCAAGTGATAGCTTTCTTCACGTTAAACATACACATTAA
- a CDS encoding HAD family hydrolase encodes MPYFQHYSFDLWLTLIKSNPAFKPARARYFHQHYNSYNKSEEEIAGIFRQVDLMCNAVNEKTGKNVDADEMYLMVINFINDGKLDLDDIDLLKVLADMDDLLFSHPPVMYSDVTFDTLSHLKQNSGATFSLLSNTGYITGKTLRKVLALYGLNDFFDFQLYSDEAGLSKPNPEFFTVMLKNIDICNAGKSVPLTGIIHIGDNPKNDVKPADLLGIKSLLINSNNKTILNLLS; translated from the coding sequence ATGCCTTATTTTCAGCATTATTCTTTTGATTTGTGGCTTACCCTTATCAAATCTAACCCTGCTTTTAAACCAGCCCGAGCAAGGTATTTTCATCAGCATTACAATAGTTATAATAAATCTGAGGAGGAAATAGCCGGCATCTTCCGTCAGGTGGACCTGATGTGTAACGCTGTAAACGAGAAGACCGGGAAAAACGTTGATGCCGACGAGATGTATCTTATGGTTATCAATTTTATTAACGACGGCAAGTTGGATCTGGATGATATCGACCTGTTAAAGGTCCTGGCCGATATGGACGATCTGCTGTTCAGCCATCCGCCCGTGATGTATTCAGATGTAACATTTGATACATTGTCGCATCTAAAACAAAATAGCGGGGCAACTTTTAGTTTGCTCAGCAACACAGGTTACATCACCGGTAAAACATTGAGAAAAGTATTGGCTTTGTACGGGTTAAATGATTTTTTTGACTTTCAGTTGTACTCGGATGAGGCGGGACTCTCGAAACCAAATCCGGAGTTTTTTACTGTGATGCTCAAGAATATTGACATATGCAATGCCGGAAAGTCGGTGCCGTTAACAGGTATAATTCACATCGGGGATAACCCCAAGAACGACGTAAAGCCTGCTGATTTGCTTGGTATTAAAAGCCTGCTCATCAACTCAAATAACAAAACAATCCTAAACCTGCTTAGCTGA
- a CDS encoding toxic anion resistance protein, which produces METNPSNNELSLNSPDITANVPEVSNTAPVKLDKQGNVDLTNIKPEEEQKFKEIAKAIDPKDVNSVLNFGTEVQASMERYSNTFLTSVRTYNSGEVGVLITDLLNELNYIDVDELNQNGFTRFISSIPFLKKIVMDTKKLFAKYDTVVNNIDKITTKIKAGRVNSLKDNASLQTMFDSNVTYIHQMEELIISGQLKYNELNEQLAVMDGKPDDYQDYEIADLRDFVNRLDKRLADLKVVRFIMLQSLAQIRVVQNNNTTIAEKAQSIVTTTIPVWKNQLTIAVALHRQKENVEMQKKISETTNTILQKNAELLKQNSIDVARENEKTVVSIETLKRTTQSLIETLTEVKRIHDEGTQNRRTLNTELQTLETELKKNVTNTR; this is translated from the coding sequence ATGGAAACCAACCCAAGCAATAACGAATTGAGCCTTAACTCTCCGGATATTACGGCCAATGTACCTGAGGTAAGCAATACAGCTCCCGTTAAATTAGATAAGCAGGGCAATGTTGACCTTACAAATATAAAGCCTGAAGAGGAGCAGAAATTTAAGGAGATAGCTAAGGCTATCGACCCTAAGGATGTAAACTCGGTACTTAATTTTGGTACCGAGGTGCAGGCATCAATGGAGCGGTATAGCAATACCTTCCTCACATCAGTACGTACTTACAATTCAGGCGAGGTTGGTGTACTGATAACTGATCTGCTCAACGAGCTGAACTATATTGATGTAGACGAGCTGAACCAAAATGGGTTCACCCGTTTTATATCAAGTATCCCGTTCCTGAAAAAGATAGTGATGGATACCAAAAAGTTGTTTGCCAAGTACGATACGGTGGTAAACAACATTGATAAAATCACTACCAAGATAAAAGCCGGGCGAGTAAACTCTCTTAAGGATAATGCTTCGTTGCAAACCATGTTCGATAGCAACGTTACTTACATCCACCAGATGGAGGAGCTTATCATTTCGGGTCAGCTTAAATACAATGAGCTTAACGAACAGCTGGCTGTAATGGATGGCAAGCCGGACGACTACCAGGATTATGAAATTGCCGACCTGCGCGACTTTGTAAACCGTTTGGATAAACGCCTTGCAGACCTGAAAGTGGTAAGATTTATCATGCTGCAATCGCTGGCACAGATACGTGTAGTACAGAACAACAACACAACTATCGCTGAAAAAGCGCAGTCTATTGTTACTACTACAATACCGGTTTGGAAAAACCAACTTACCATTGCAGTAGCGTTGCACAGGCAAAAGGAAAATGTGGAAATGCAGAAGAAAATATCTGAAACCACTAACACCATCCTGCAAAAAAATGCGGAATTGCTTAAACAAAACAGCATTGATGTAGCACGCGAAAACGAAAAAACCGTAGTTTCGATAGAAACTTTAAAACGTACCACGCAGTCGCTAATAGAAACACTTACAGAAGTGAAGCGTATACATGACGAGGGTACGCAAAACCGACGCACTCTTAACACCGAGCTACAAACGTTAGAAACGGAGTTAAAGAAAAATGTGACGAATACGCGTTAA
- a CDS encoding TonB-dependent receptor, which produces MIRSLILLLFVFFSILPSYSSAQNEVLKVKRQVSGIIVDSLGTPISNVTIVLKSKQDSLTTSSDQDGIYIFPNVVQTTFTLSVTSVEFVAIVKKYIFNVNATKIVVPPITMNKGTLVLKEVKVNGTPTIVYKTDTVEYRANDYSVSRDANVGELLRKMEGIEVSKDGVVTHNGQQITKAKLNGKTFAGGDVAQAIKNLPALIVDKIQIVDDYGEQANRTGIKDGEAQKVINITTRADKSIGNFGHLLSEYGSNNRYNSNVFAQRINANQEIGVITEFKRTIDGIANTTSTTSASNNSSNSENFNNQVTSPGVTLNFSPTLTYRDNLSGRTELVANYSYKLKKNDYSTSRYGYLNYESGISDFKNNNLGNGTVNNHNLSIEINYYIDKFNFLQLSPSLTTYNSIFFNKDESNYINNFTSGFEHQRIYSSNNNKNENLNLNATALFVHTFLNPRKALSIQAGVGRQRNTIYNDVSAFYQYFGDTTENELINDSTSHIRAFRTNDVKTYQGLITFGQPLSKSLMFDYIAQIKASENENTAEADNVLDAETSQVTPYLKSNYNYTYIDDKFTLDMRWLKGRSALTLGISFLNARLFGSGKQDQQLYRTNRNATKLSPIIRYSYTWSKLEKLSLTYNGNYIQPEFQLLQPFTDRMDPNYQVVGNPSLKVGFVHLIRAAYNKYIPNSKINLSLNSTSRIYENRAAVNSTQLLIPLNDNATKTVNITQYTNLSGDVSSSTFYSVTKQLNDRKYSLSLNGSFLFNQTNALSNGSKYNIQDFRSNQRFGPKINPSEKLELYPFLGYEIAKTQSSFANAKQTSINTVRIAIDGKLRINEAWNVTGFISKNYVKGLTNYNKNPFVINVGLDKKVTTKNNIVVMFNAFDILHQNDFLQQTVGPMGTTYTSSSDKSRYFLIGVKFAFQRWGGTPMKDGKPMKRRGDGSFIP; this is translated from the coding sequence TTGATACGATCTTTAATCCTGTTATTGTTTGTATTTTTTTCGATATTACCAAGCTACTCATCAGCTCAAAATGAGGTATTAAAAGTTAAACGGCAAGTTAGTGGAATAATTGTAGATTCATTAGGTACGCCAATTAGCAACGTTACAATAGTTTTAAAATCGAAGCAGGATAGCTTAACAACTTCATCTGATCAAGATGGTATATATATATTTCCGAATGTCGTGCAAACCACTTTTACTTTAAGCGTCACAAGTGTTGAATTCGTAGCAATCGTAAAGAAATACATCTTCAATGTCAACGCAACAAAGATAGTGGTTCCACCCATTACGATGAATAAAGGAACACTTGTTTTGAAAGAAGTCAAAGTAAATGGCACTCCGACTATTGTTTACAAGACAGACACAGTTGAATATAGAGCAAATGATTACAGCGTTTCACGTGACGCTAATGTTGGTGAGTTGCTTCGAAAAATGGAGGGTATAGAGGTTAGCAAAGATGGGGTTGTCACTCATAATGGGCAACAAATTACAAAAGCAAAGCTCAATGGTAAAACGTTTGCAGGGGGTGACGTAGCACAGGCAATAAAGAACTTGCCTGCCTTGATTGTTGATAAGATACAAATAGTTGACGATTATGGTGAACAAGCAAATAGAACTGGAATTAAAGATGGAGAAGCACAAAAGGTAATAAATATAACAACGAGAGCTGATAAATCTATCGGCAACTTTGGACATTTACTAAGTGAATATGGCTCTAACAACAGATACAATTCAAATGTGTTTGCTCAAAGAATTAACGCCAACCAAGAAATCGGTGTTATTACTGAATTCAAACGAACGATTGACGGCATAGCTAATACTACATCAACCACTTCAGCGTCTAACAACTCCTCTAACAGTGAAAATTTTAACAATCAGGTAACTAGCCCAGGCGTGACATTAAACTTTTCACCAACTTTAACATATAGAGATAATTTATCAGGAAGGACAGAACTTGTAGCCAATTACAGCTACAAATTAAAAAAAAATGACTATTCAACGTCAAGATACGGGTACCTAAATTATGAAAGTGGCATAAGTGATTTCAAAAATAACAACCTCGGGAATGGCACTGTTAACAACCATAACCTTTCTATAGAAATCAATTATTATATTGATAAATTTAATTTCCTGCAATTGTCGCCGTCATTGACGACTTATAATTCGATTTTTTTTAATAAAGATGAAAGTAATTATATTAACAATTTCACCAGCGGTTTTGAACATCAACGTATCTATAGTAGCAACAACAACAAAAACGAAAACTTGAACCTAAACGCAACGGCTTTGTTTGTTCACACTTTTCTAAATCCTCGGAAAGCTCTTTCTATTCAGGCAGGAGTCGGTAGGCAACGAAATACCATTTACAATGACGTATCTGCATTTTACCAGTATTTTGGCGATACAACAGAAAACGAGTTAATCAACGATTCTACAAGTCACATACGAGCATTTAGAACAAACGATGTCAAGACCTATCAAGGGTTAATAACATTTGGTCAGCCTTTATCCAAATCGTTGATGTTTGATTATATCGCTCAAATTAAAGCGTCGGAGAATGAAAACACTGCCGAGGCTGATAATGTATTAGATGCTGAAACTTCACAAGTGACGCCTTACCTTAAGAGTAACTATAATTACACTTATATTGACGATAAGTTTACATTGGATATGCGGTGGCTGAAGGGAAGATCGGCTCTTACGCTTGGCATATCTTTTTTGAATGCACGACTTTTTGGCAGTGGGAAACAAGATCAGCAATTGTATAGGACTAATAGGAATGCTACTAAATTGTCTCCTATAATAAGATATTCATACACTTGGTCTAAATTGGAAAAACTGTCATTAACTTATAATGGAAACTATATTCAGCCAGAATTCCAATTACTTCAGCCATTTACGGATCGAATGGATCCAAATTACCAGGTTGTTGGTAACCCATCACTTAAGGTTGGATTTGTTCACTTAATAAGGGCGGCCTACAATAAATACATTCCTAATAGTAAAATTAATCTCTCCCTCAATTCAACATCTAGGATATATGAAAACCGAGCTGCGGTAAACTCTACACAGCTTTTAATTCCGCTTAATGACAATGCAACGAAAACTGTAAACATAACTCAATATACAAATTTAAGTGGTGATGTAAGTTCTTCGACCTTTTACTCTGTTACAAAACAATTGAATGATAGAAAATATTCGTTGTCCCTTAATGGCTCATTCTTATTCAATCAGACTAATGCTTTAAGCAATGGTTCTAAATACAATATCCAAGATTTCCGTTCCAATCAACGTTTTGGACCTAAAATTAACCCAAGTGAAAAGTTGGAATTATATCCTTTTTTAGGATATGAAATTGCTAAGACGCAAAGCAGTTTTGCAAATGCTAAACAGACGAGTATTAACACAGTTAGGATTGCAATAGATGGCAAACTGCGAATTAACGAAGCGTGGAACGTAACAGGTTTTATCAGTAAAAATTATGTCAAAGGTCTCACTAATTACAATAAAAACCCGTTTGTAATAAATGTGGGATTAGATAAAAAAGTAACGACTAAAAATAACATCGTAGTAATGTTTAATGCGTTTGACATTCTACACCAAAACGATTTTCTTCAACAAACCGTTGGTCCAATGGGAACAACATATACGTCATCTTCAGATAAGAGTAGATATTTTCTAATAGGTGTCAAATTTGCGTTTCAACGTTGGGGAGGAACCCCAATGAAGGATGGAAAGCCAATGAAACGTCGCGGAGATGGCAGTTTTATCCCTTAA
- a CDS encoding inorganic diphosphatase, whose translation MEPVTVIVESPRGANHKFNYEPKENRFKLAKILPAGMVFPFDFGFIPGTKGGDGDPLDVVVISEITGFPGCAMDCRIIGALKAEQTERDGKTTRNDRFLAVPVVSQLFAEVTSILHLSEAVMNQIEHFFKNYNDQAGKKFEVLSRINEEDAFKLIK comes from the coding sequence ATGGAACCAGTTACCGTTATAGTAGAAAGCCCGAGAGGCGCTAATCATAAATTTAATTACGAGCCAAAAGAAAATCGGTTTAAGCTGGCGAAAATTTTGCCTGCCGGCATGGTGTTTCCGTTTGATTTTGGATTTATCCCGGGCACCAAAGGTGGCGACGGTGATCCGCTTGATGTTGTTGTGATATCTGAGATAACCGGGTTCCCGGGTTGTGCTATGGATTGCCGCATTATTGGCGCGCTTAAAGCAGAGCAGACTGAACGCGACGGAAAAACCACACGGAACGATCGTTTTTTGGCTGTACCAGTAGTGTCACAGCTATTCGCAGAGGTTACATCCATTCTTCATTTGTCTGAAGCAGTTATGAATCAGATTGAGCATTTTTTTAAAAACTATAACGATCAGGCTGGTAAGAAATTTGAGGTTCTTAGCCGGATTAATGAAGAGGATGCATTTAAACTTATCAAATAA
- a CDS encoding N-acetylglucosamine kinase, translated as MIIIADGGSTKTNWCLVTEDGKKVYFNTEGYNPYFAPKDYIIQSLKESLPTDLEKDKITEVNYYGAGCSTDEMRQLVKEAMEAVFTKSKVNIGHDLLAAARALLGNTEGFAAILGTGTNTCLYDGKEVINNIDSGAYILGDEGSGCYIGKKLLIDYLRGYMPEAVRKAFWEEFKYTPDDINEIVYTQPRANRFCASFSKFVYDNNVNIEYSRNLVRTSFEDFFKNLVTHYPDYKKYTFNCIGSVGYNFRNVLEEVVTENGMTVGNIIRSPIDNLVKFHLELAPSQL; from the coding sequence ATGATCATAATTGCTGACGGCGGCTCAACTAAAACAAATTGGTGCCTGGTTACTGAAGATGGTAAGAAAGTGTATTTCAACACCGAAGGTTACAATCCGTATTTCGCCCCTAAAGACTACATAATACAATCTTTAAAGGAAAGCTTGCCGACAGACCTGGAGAAAGATAAAATAACCGAAGTTAACTATTACGGTGCAGGTTGCAGTACAGATGAAATGCGACAGCTGGTTAAAGAGGCGATGGAAGCTGTATTCACCAAGTCTAAAGTTAACATCGGCCATGATTTGCTTGCAGCTGCGCGTGCACTGCTTGGCAACACCGAAGGCTTTGCTGCTATTTTAGGCACTGGCACTAATACTTGCCTTTATGATGGTAAAGAGGTAATCAACAATATTGACTCTGGCGCCTACATTTTAGGTGACGAAGGTAGCGGTTGCTATATCGGTAAAAAGTTATTGATCGATTATCTGCGCGGATATATGCCCGAAGCTGTACGTAAGGCGTTTTGGGAAGAGTTTAAATACACTCCTGATGATATCAACGAAATTGTTTATACACAACCACGTGCAAACCGCTTCTGCGCAAGCTTTAGTAAGTTTGTTTATGATAATAACGTAAACATAGAGTATTCACGCAACTTGGTTCGTACATCTTTCGAAGACTTCTTCAAAAATCTGGTTACGCATTACCCGGATTATAAAAAGTACACCTTCAACTGTATTGGTTCTGTTGGCTACAATTTCCGTAATGTACTAGAAGAGGTAGTTACCGAAAATGGCATGACTGTAGGCAACATCATTCGTTCTCCTATAGATAACCTCGTGAAATTTCACTTGGAGCTTGCCCCAAGTCAGCTTTAA
- a CDS encoding CinA family protein, which yields MPSDVVVKCSKLLLEKGLTMAFAESATAGRLSAEFSLVPDCGKMLKGGLVCYDADIKQKVLGVPANVVEQFTPESAEVTKELAERLPKLFDVDVTVGVTGLTMPGGSETDEKPVGTMFIHAVVNGQPYALRELYQGSQEDIVLQTVDRVATLLLEKLS from the coding sequence ATGCCATCAGACGTTGTAGTTAAATGCAGTAAATTATTGTTAGAAAAAGGCCTTACTATGGCTTTTGCAGAGAGCGCAACCGCGGGGCGCTTATCTGCCGAGTTTTCACTGGTGCCTGATTGTGGAAAAATGCTAAAGGGAGGACTCGTGTGTTATGATGCGGATATAAAGCAAAAGGTGTTAGGCGTACCTGCTAATGTAGTAGAGCAGTTTACTCCCGAGTCGGCCGAAGTTACGAAAGAACTAGCTGAGCGTTTACCAAAGTTATTTGATGTAGATGTTACGGTAGGAGTGACCGGCCTTACTATGCCGGGAGGTAGCGAAACCGACGAGAAGCCGGTAGGTACCATGTTTATACATGCTGTTGTAAATGGACAACCTTACGCGTTGCGGGAGCTTTATCAGGGAAGCCAGGAAGATATCGTGTTACAAACAGTAGATAGAGTTGCAACGCTATTACTAGAAAAATTAAGCTAA
- a CDS encoding Fur family transcriptional regulator, which translates to MVAQSTTKRFEELLEKHQLKKTTARLNVLSTMYGKKSATSQPELESVLQDIDRVTLYRILNVFEEKGIIHKVFDLNGTANYAVCSSGCEEHHHHDEHLHFNCKVCKSVFCLNDMSLPNIKLPAGFRAEGFTLYASGLCPSCSSKKA; encoded by the coding sequence ATGGTAGCCCAAAGTACTACAAAACGCTTCGAAGAGTTACTGGAGAAGCACCAGCTTAAGAAGACAACTGCCCGCCTGAACGTGCTGTCCACTATGTATGGGAAGAAATCTGCTACATCTCAACCAGAGCTTGAAAGCGTTCTGCAGGACATCGATCGCGTAACGCTTTACCGTATTCTTAATGTGTTCGAAGAAAAAGGCATTATTCACAAAGTTTTTGACCTGAACGGAACAGCAAATTACGCTGTTTGCTCATCAGGATGTGAAGAACATCATCACCACGACGAGCACTTGCACTTTAACTGCAAAGTTTGCAAAAGTGTGTTCTGCTTAAATGATATGAGCTTGCCCAACATCAAATTGCCTGCGGGTTTCCGGGCAGAGGGCTTTACGCTTTACGCTTCCGGCTTGTGCCCAAGCTGCAGCAGCAAAAAGGCTTAA